The Triticum aestivum cultivar Chinese Spring chromosome 3A, IWGSC CS RefSeq v2.1, whole genome shotgun sequence genome includes a region encoding these proteins:
- the LOC123058259 gene encoding uncharacterized protein has product MAQPRQQQRQGRLVAALLVLLSLCCLARLGAAASAASADPHRKDGAATALDKAAPQEEEAVPGFTVTTVEERARGRGPVRVVMEVDIEDYPRYGANGRHNPEGPHP; this is encoded by the exons ATGGCGCAGCCGCGGCAGCAGCAACGACAAGGTCGCCTCGTCGCGGCGCTCCTGGTGCTCCTCTCCCTCTGCTGCCTTGCTCGCCTCGGCGCCGCGGCTTCTGCAG CGAGTGCTGACCCTCACCGGAAGGATGGAGCGGCGACTGCGCTGGACAAGGCCGCGCCACAG gaggaggaggcagtgcCCGGGTTCACGGTGACCACCGTGGAGGAGCGAGCGCGAGGCCGAGGACCGGTGAGGGTGGTGATGGAGGTCGACATCGAGGACTATCCCCGGTATGGCGCCAATGGCCGGCACAACCCGGAGGGTCCGCACCCGTGA